In a genomic window of Bacteroidales bacterium:
- the rpiB gene encoding ribose 5-phosphate isomerase B yields MEKIVIASDHAGFELKQLIKKELEKLSFEVDDKGCFSTESVDYPDYAHKAASDVDKGIVKRGIVICGSGNGVNMTVNKYQNVRSALCWNEEIAHLARLHNDANIMALPARFIAVDEAIKCLHAFLNTSFEGGRHINRINKIPIKR; encoded by the coding sequence ATGGAAAAAATAGTAATTGCTTCTGATCATGCTGGTTTTGAATTAAAACAACTTATTAAAAAAGAACTAGAAAAATTAAGTTTTGAAGTAGATGATAAAGGATGTTTTTCAACCGAAAGTGTCGATTATCCTGATTATGCCCACAAAGCGGCCAGCGATGTAGATAAAGGTATTGTTAAAAGAGGTATTGTTATATGTGGCAGTGGCAATGGTGTTAATATGACAGTAAATAAATATCAAAATGTACGCTCTGCTTTGTGTTGGAACGAAGAAATTGCACACCTTGCTCGTTTGCACAACGATGCCAATATTATGGCTTTACCTGCACGATTTATTGCTGTAGATGAAGCTATAAAATGTTTACATGCATTTTTAAATACTTCATTCGAAGGAGGAAGACATATCAATAGAATCAATAAAATACCTATTAAACGATAG
- a CDS encoding phosphoglycerate kinase produces MNSIKDVNFKGKKVLIRVDFNVPLNHNRQIMDDTRIRESLPTILKVLNDGGTVILMSHLGRPNGYEPDYSLTPIVPLLSKLLGRNVIFTRDLFGPKTFEVCGKMKAGEVALLENLRFYPEEEAGDEKFAQELAKLADVYINDAFATSHRKHTSVATIVKYFKENAYFGLLLENEIQNLDKVLYEAEPPFTAIIGGAKVSTKIGVIKNLLNKVDNMIIGGGMAFTFIKALGGKVGDSIIEDDKIELAKSIIQEVMLKGVNLYLPTDAVIANGFSNEAATQIVSADSIPDGWMGLDIGPKTRRRFAEIINHSQTILWNGPMGVFEMENFRQGTKSIAIAVASATISGSFSLIGGGDSVAAINQYNLADQMSYVSTGGGAMLEYLEGRELPGIAAIRKNKVAAAPKNNKKKA; encoded by the coding sequence ATGAATTCAATAAAAGATGTAAATTTTAAAGGTAAAAAAGTTTTAATTCGTGTCGATTTTAATGTACCCTTAAACCATAATCGTCAAATAATGGATGATACGCGCATACGCGAATCGTTGCCCACTATTTTAAAAGTTTTGAACGATGGAGGTACAGTTATATTAATGTCGCATCTTGGACGTCCTAACGGATATGAACCCGATTATTCGTTAACACCTATTGTGCCTTTACTTTCAAAATTATTAGGTCGTAATGTAATTTTTACACGCGACTTATTTGGACCGAAAACATTCGAAGTATGTGGAAAAATGAAAGCCGGAGAAGTAGCCCTACTCGAGAACCTTCGTTTTTATCCAGAAGAAGAAGCTGGCGACGAAAAATTTGCACAAGAACTAGCTAAATTAGCCGATGTATATATTAACGATGCCTTTGCAACCTCGCATCGAAAACATACTTCAGTTGCTACCATCGTAAAATATTTTAAAGAAAACGCATATTTTGGCTTGTTGCTCGAAAATGAAATTCAAAACCTTGATAAAGTTTTATACGAAGCAGAGCCTCCTTTTACTGCCATCATTGGAGGAGCCAAAGTAAGTACCAAAATAGGCGTTATTAAAAATTTACTGAACAAAGTGGATAACATGATTATAGGCGGTGGTATGGCTTTTACTTTTATTAAAGCATTAGGCGGTAAAGTAGGCGATTCTATTATTGAAGATGATAAAATAGAATTAGCCAAAAGCATAATACAAGAGGTAATGCTTAAAGGAGTTAACTTATATTTACCAACCGATGCGGTTATTGCCAATGGTTTTTCAAACGAAGCGGCTACACAAATTGTTTCGGCCGATAGCATACCCGATGGGTGGATGGGCTTAGATATTGGTCCAAAAACGCGTCGTCGATTTGCTGAAATTATTAATCACTCACAAACCATATTGTGGAATGGTCCGATGGGAGTTTTTGAAATGGAAAATTTCCGTCAGGGAACTAAATCCATTGCTATTGCTGTTGCAAGTGCTACTATATCGGGTTCATTTTCGCTTATTGGTGGCGGCGACTCCGTTGCAGCTATTAACCAGTACAACCTTGCCGACCAAATGAGTTATGTTTCGACCGGTGGTGGTGCTATGCTCGAATACCTCGAAGGAAGAGAATTGCCAGGTATTGCTGCTATTCGAAAAAATAAAGTTGCTGCTGCTCCTAAAAACAATAAGAAAAAAGCATAA
- a CDS encoding site-specific DNA-methyltransferase: protein MTKEQKFYNSLQDIFIGAKIEGQGGFVNLMKIKSNYYSKIEKILKEDIEKALNQYPTFREELFDKLYTFFNRYFTESGSIYFNSTPFHNNIYEKVYTDDKDVILFWKTQMLYYVKTDRIFKSIPVEFDNYKFYFDASTIENKKANEKRSLIYELKEVKEDKTIIFNVYYSEKGRVTKTEDILKELKKKEIKLDEETLERAFRIFERQSEVDFFINKNAKAFLQEQFKLWSYQYFWEGAKEWSADRVNELQILKDIAFKIIDFISQFEDELVKIWNKPKFVKNSNYVITLDRIKDIHVVEKILNHQSIQEQIKEWQELGIVEESFDKNKIIENDVFGKKVNAKFQFLPIDTKYFKDLEFEILNLFDDLDKSLDGWLIKSENYQALNTILPKFKEKVQTIYIDPPFNLDSSDQFLYRTNYKDANWATLLENRLRIAREWLNERGSIFVRCDYNGNWIVRCLMDDIFDGNFINEIAVGKTAGKKKTGLSLSYTKDNLFFYAKNPEYIINETIKETYDYSFYKKIIKILEKNNFNNKNKLSDILLNNLFWVDLDHRPGERQTNKSRKLLGIEFSPPKGRHWIKSQEKLDQLYKEGKARLKDKVTEKIYYKESELNSLKNNDNLIIQVFLDNEIITDNWTDINGYSQASGFQTENSEIVLKRSIETASNKTDLILDFFLGSGTTIAVAHKLGRKWIGVEMGEHFYSVVLPRMKKVLFYDKSGISKEVKEYQGGGFFKYYELEQYEETLANTVYENYDLFIIGDKSPYEQYVFMKDEKMLRAFEIDYENKKVNVDLSKLYQNIDIAETLSNLTGKWIKKITQNQVEFPDGSIVNIKDLDYKSIKQLIWWE, encoded by the coding sequence ATGACCAAAGAGCAAAAATTTTACAACTCACTGCAAGACATTTTCATTGGTGCTAAAATAGAAGGTCAAGGCGGATTTGTTAATTTGATGAAAATTAAATCAAATTATTATTCGAAGATTGAAAAAATACTTAAAGAAGATATTGAGAAAGCATTAAACCAATATCCAACATTTCGTGAAGAATTATTCGATAAGTTATACACATTTTTTAATCGTTACTTTACCGAAAGCGGTTCAATTTATTTTAATTCAACACCTTTTCACAACAATATTTACGAAAAGGTTTATACTGATGATAAAGATGTAATTTTATTCTGGAAAACTCAAATGCTTTATTATGTAAAAACGGATAGGATATTTAAAAGCATTCCTGTTGAGTTTGATAATTATAAATTTTACTTTGATGCATCAACAATAGAAAACAAAAAAGCCAACGAAAAACGCAGTTTGATATACGAATTAAAGGAAGTAAAAGAAGATAAAACAATAATTTTCAATGTGTATTATTCCGAAAAAGGCAGAGTAACCAAGACCGAAGACATACTCAAGGAGCTAAAGAAAAAAGAGATAAAGCTTGACGAAGAAACCTTAGAAAGAGCATTTCGCATATTTGAAAGGCAAAGTGAAGTAGATTTCTTTATTAACAAAAATGCAAAAGCATTTTTACAAGAACAGTTTAAACTCTGGAGTTATCAGTATTTTTGGGAAGGGGCAAAAGAATGGAGCGCAGATAGAGTAAATGAGTTACAGATCTTAAAAGATATTGCATTTAAGATAATAGATTTTATTAGTCAGTTTGAAGACGAGCTGGTAAAGATATGGAACAAACCGAAGTTTGTGAAAAACTCAAACTATGTGATTACTTTAGATAGAATAAAAGATATACATGTAGTAGAGAAGATATTGAATCATCAAAGCATTCAAGAACAGATAAAGGAGTGGCAAGAGTTAGGTATTGTTGAAGAGAGTTTTGACAAAAATAAAATTATTGAAAATGATGTTTTTGGTAAAAAAGTGAATGCTAAATTCCAATTTTTGCCTATAGATACCAAGTATTTTAAGGATTTAGAATTTGAGATTTTAAATTTGTTTGATGATTTAGACAAATCTTTAGATGGTTGGCTTATCAAGAGTGAAAACTATCAGGCATTGAATACAATATTGCCGAAATTTAAAGAAAAAGTGCAAACGATATATATTGACCCACCGTTTAATTTAGATTCATCTGATCAGTTTTTATATAGAACAAACTACAAAGATGCTAACTGGGCAACATTGCTTGAAAACAGATTAAGAATTGCAAGAGAATGGCTTAATGAAAGAGGAAGTATTTTTGTAAGGTGTGATTACAATGGGAATTGGATTGTAAGATGTTTAATGGATGATATTTTTGATGGAAATTTTATTAACGAGATAGCAGTCGGGAAAACTGCTGGTAAAAAGAAAACTGGCTTAAGTCTTTCATACACAAAGGATAACCTCTTCTTCTATGCGAAAAATCCTGAATATATAATCAACGAAACAATAAAAGAAACTTATGATTATTCATTTTATAAGAAGATTATAAAGATTCTTGAAAAAAATAATTTTAACAATAAAAACAAATTATCTGATATTTTGTTAAATAACCTTTTTTGGGTTGATTTAGATCATCGTCCGGGTGAAAGACAGACAAACAAAAGTAGAAAACTTTTAGGTATTGAGTTCAGTCCTCCGAAAGGAAGGCATTGGATTAAATCTCAAGAAAAATTAGACCAACTTTATAAAGAAGGAAAAGCAAGATTAAAAGATAAAGTTACAGAAAAAATTTATTACAAAGAAAGCGAGTTAAATAGCTTAAAGAATAACGATAACTTAATTATACAAGTATTCCTTGATAATGAAATAATCACGGACAACTGGACAGATATAAATGGTTATTCACAAGCAAGCGGTTTTCAAACAGAAAATTCTGAAATTGTACTTAAGAGATCAATTGAAACAGCGTCAAACAAAACTGATTTAATTCTTGACTTCTTCCTTGGCTCTGGCACTACAATCGCAGTAGCCCACAAGCTCGGCAGAAAATGGATTGGCGTTGAAATGGGAGAGCATTTTTATTCAGTAGTTTTACCGAGAATGAAAAAGGTTTTGTTTTACGATAAATCAGGAATATCAAAAGAAGTAAAGGAATATCAAGGCGGCGGCTTTTTCAAATACTACGAACTTGAACAATACGAAGAAACACTTGCTAATACCGTTTACGAAAATTACGATTTGTTTATTATTGGCGATAAATCACCTTATGAGCAATATGTGTTTATGAAA
- a CDS encoding uracil-DNA glycosylase: protein MSQLEILKNEVLACQKCVLAKGRTHVVFGEGNFQAKIMCIGEGPGRDEDLQGRPFVGRSGQLLDKILTVCGFSRNEHVFIANIVKCRPPNNRAPLPEERAMCLPYLYKQIELIDPIILILLGATALNGLIDPNLKITQVRGKWMQWNHRLVMPTFHPAALLRNPKLKYDAWEDFKQVVAKYRELVNPQHHSDYC from the coding sequence ATGAGCCAGTTAGAAATTTTGAAAAATGAAGTTTTAGCCTGCCAAAAATGTGTATTGGCAAAAGGGCGAACCCATGTTGTGTTTGGCGAAGGAAATTTTCAGGCAAAAATTATGTGTATTGGCGAAGGACCTGGTCGCGATGAAGATCTACAAGGAAGACCATTTGTAGGTCGAAGCGGTCAATTACTCGACAAAATATTAACGGTTTGTGGTTTTTCGCGTAATGAACATGTTTTTATTGCTAACATTGTTAAATGTCGTCCTCCTAATAATCGTGCACCTCTGCCCGAAGAACGAGCTATGTGTTTGCCTTATTTATATAAACAAATAGAACTAATTGATCCTATTATCTTAATTTTATTAGGAGCAACCGCTTTAAATGGTCTAATTGACCCTAATTTAAAAATAACCCAAGTTCGAGGTAAATGGATGCAATGGAATCATCGTTTAGTAATGCCTACTTTTCATCCAGCAGCTTTGCTTCGAAATCCTAAATTAAAATACGATGCTTGGGAAGATTTTAAACAGGTAGTTGCAAAATATCGTGAATTGGTTAATCCACAACACCATTCAGATTATTGCTGA